A genomic segment from Glycine soja cultivar W05 chromosome 20, ASM419377v2, whole genome shotgun sequence encodes:
- the LOC114401671 gene encoding thermospermine synthase ACAULIS5-like, producing the protein MGEIALPNGISNGNINGVNGQSHSLNGYRKSCWYEEEIEEDLRWCFALNSILHTGASQYQDIALLDTKPFGKALVIDGKLQSAETDEFIYHECLVHPALLHNPSPKNVFIMGGGEGSTARELLRHKTIDKVVMCDIDEEVVNFCKSYFVVNKEAFRDTRLEVVINDARVELEARDESYDVIIGDLADPIDGGPCYKLYTKSFYELIVKPRLKQGGIFVTQAGPAGIFSHTEVFSCIYNTLRQVFKYVVPYSAHIPSYADIWGWVMASDSPLDLSAEELDLRMRHRIKGENGYLDGKTFTSASTLSKTVRNSLDNETHVYTEESARFIYGHGKHA; encoded by the exons ATGGGTGAGATAGCTTTACCAAATGGCATTAGCAATGGCAATATTAATGGAGTCAATGGACAAAGCCATTCTCTTAATGGTTACAGGAAGAGTTGTTGGTATGAAGAAGAGATTGAAGAGGACTTAAGATGGTGCTTTGCTCTCAATAG TATATTGCATACAGGAGCTAGCCAGTACCAAGACATTGCATTGTTGGACACAAAGCCCTTTGGAAAG GCTTTGGTAATTGATGGAAAGCTTCAGAGTGCAGAGACAGATGAATTTATCTACCACGAGTGTCTAGTTCATCCGGCTCTGCTTCACAATCCTAG CCCAAAGAATGTTTTTATTATGGGAGGAGGAGAAGGCTCCACTGCAAGGGAATTGCTTAGGCATAAGACTATAGACAAAGTTGTAATGTGTGACATAGATGAG GAGGTGGTGAATTTCTGCAAATCGTACTTTGTGGTGAACAAGGAAGCATTCCGTGACACAAGACTTGAGGTCGTGATCAACGATGCCAG GGTTGAACTAGAAGCCAGAGATGAGAGCTATGATGTGATAATTGGCGACTTGGCAGACCCAATTGATGGAGGTCCTTGCTATAAACTTTACACCAAGTCCTTCTATGAGTTGATTGTCAAGCCTAGACTGAAGCAAGGTGGCATATTTGTAACACAG GCAGGACCAGCTGGAATATTTAGTCACACAGAAGTCTTCTCATGTATCTACAACACCTTAAGACAAGTTTTCAAGT ATGTTGTGCCTTATTCAGCTCACATCCCATCCTATGCTGATATTTGGGGATGGGTTATG GCTTCAGATTCTCCATTAGACCTGAGTGCAGAAGAGCTAGACCTCAGAATGAGACATAGGATTAAGGGGGAGAATGGATATCTTGATGGGAAAACATTCACATCAGCCTCAACTTTGAGCAAAACTGTTCGCAACTC GCTGGACAATGAAACTCATGTATACACAGAGGAAAGTGCTAGGTTCATATATGGCCATGGCAAGCATGCATAA
- the LOC114402241 gene encoding primary amine oxidase-like, with product MKLEIFTCLITLLFFSTSASTNTTFHHPLDPLTPSEFKLVRTIVQKKYQASPPTLTFQYIGLDEPDKAIVLSWQYSDPKTKATTLPPRRAFVVARFKKQSLEITVDLSKRSIVSTNVYIGHGFPMLTFDEQDFVAELPFKYKPFIESVNKRGLNISEVVCSTASVGWYGEIKSKRTLKLQCFHTQGSTNLFAMPLEGITVVADLDERKLVAYFDRKIVPVPKAEGTEYVASKQKPPFGPTFIGAAFVQPNGPGFKINGHSISWANWEFHLGYDIRAGPVISLASIYDIQQQRYRRVLYRGYISEFFVPYMDPTSSWYFKTFLDSGEFGFGQSMVSLEPFADCPSNAAFLDAYFAGEDGVPVKIANAFCVFEKYAGDIMWRHTESEIHDEEIREVRPDVSLVVRTVSTVGNYDYIVDWEFKPSGSIKMGVGLTGILGIKATAYTHVDQIKEDAFGTLLTDNTIGVHHDHYLTYHLDLDIDGEANSFVKTNLETVRVTDHSSPRKSYWTVVRETAKTEADARIKLGLKPSELAVVNPNKETKPGNKMGYRLFPFTVANPLLAPDDYPQLRGSFTNYNVFVTPYNKSEKWAGGLYADQSRGEDTLAVWSLRNRSIENKDIVLWHTVGIHHVPCQEDYPIMPTLSGGFELKPTNFFESNPVLKAKAPKPVHLPKCNSKP from the exons ATGAAGCTAGAAATTTTCACATGTCTCATAACTCTCTTGTTCTTTTCCACTTCAGCATCCACCAACACCACCTTTCACCACCCACTAGACCCTTTAACCCCATCCGAGTTCAAGTTGGTCCGAACCATAGTCCAAAAAAAATACCAAGCCTCACCCCCCACACTAACCTTTCAATACATTGGCTTGGACGAGCCAGACAAAGCCATAGTCTTATCATGGCAATATTCAGACCCCAAAACCAAAGCCACAACACTCCCACCTCGTCGTGCTTTTGTCGTTGCCCGTTTCAAAAAACAATCCCTTGAGATCACCGTTGACTTGTCCAAACGTTCCATTGTCTCCACCAATGTCTACATTGGCCATGGCTTCCCCATGCTCACGTTCGATGAGCAAGACTTTGTGGCCGAGCTTCCTTTTAAGTATAAACCCTTCATTGAATCAGTGAACAAACGAGGCCTTAATATATCTGAAGTTGTGTGTTCTACTGCCTCGGTTGGGTGGTATGGGGAGATAAAGAGCAAAAGGACACTGAAGCTTCAGTGCTTTCACACACAAGGGTCTACTAATTTGTTTGCTATGCCGTTGGAGGGTATTACGGTGGTTGCTGATCTTGATGAGAGAAAGTTAGTTGCATATTTTGACAGGAAGATTGTTCCTGTGCCCAAGGCTGAGGGAACTGAGTACGTAGCTTCAAAGCAAAAGCCTCCATTTGGACCAACGTTCATTGGAGCAGCTTTTGTGCAGCCAAACGGACCAGGATTCAAGATCAATGGCCACTCTATCAG CTGGGCAAACTGGGAGTTCCACCTGGGATATGATATTCGAGCTGGTCCAGTGATATCGCTAGCATCAATTTATGACATTCAACAGCAAAGGTATCGCCGAGTGTTATACAGAGGATATATATCAGAGTTCTTTGTTCCATACATGGACCCAACATCAAGTTGGTACTTCAAGACCTTTCTTGACAGTGGTGAATTCGGGTTTGGCCAATCCATGGTGTCACTTGAGCCTTTCGCTGATTGCCCATCCAATGCTGCATTTTTGGATGCATATTTTGCAGGAGAAGATGGTGTGCCAGTTAAAATAGCTAATGCATTTTGTGTTTTTGAGAAGTATGCTGGGGATATCATGTGGCGTCACACAGAATCAGAAATCCATGATGAAGAG ATAAGGGAGGTTAGGCCTGATGTGAGCCTAGTGGTGAGAACTGTCTCAACTGTGGGCAACTATGACTATATCGTAGATTGGGAGTTTAAGCCAAGTGGTTCCATAAAAATGGGG GTTGGTCTGACAGGAATTTTGGGAATCAAAGCAACAGCATACACCCACGTGGATCAGATAAAGGAGGATGCCTTTGGCACATTGCTAACAGACAACACCATTGGTGTGCACCATGATCACTATCTCACATATCACCTCGACCTCGACATTGATGGAGAAGCCAACTCATTCGTCAAGACCAATTTGGAGACCGTGAGAGTAACAGATCACAGTTCACCAAGGAAAAGTTACTGGACCGTGGTGCGTGAAACTGCTAAGACTGAGGCTGATGCTCGAATCAAACTTGGTTTGAAGCCATCCGAGCTAGCAGTGGTAAATCccaacaaggaaacaaagcCTGGAAACAAAATGGGGTACCGTTTGTTCCCATTCACAGTGGCAAACCCACTTTTGGCCCCTGATGATTATCCACAACTGAGAGGTTCCTTCACTAATTATAATGTGTTTGTTACACCATATAACAAGTCTGAGAAATGGGCAGGGGGGTTGTACGCTGATCAGAGCAGAGGAGAAGACACTTTAGCTGTTTGGAGTCTCAG GAATAGGAGCATTGAAAATAAGGACATAGTTCTGTGGCACACGGTGGGGATTCATCATGTGCCTTGTCAGGAAGATTATCCTATTATGCCAACACTGAGCGGTGGATTTGAGCTAAAGCCTACCAATTTCTTTGAGAGTAATCCGGTTCTTAAAGCCAAGGCACCAAAGCCTGTGCATTTGCCCAAGTGCAATTCTAAACCTTAg
- the LOC114402124 gene encoding uncharacterized protein LOC114402124: MDLNAFPFDLNEEPLFDLNEEPLFDLNQELHDLNGEEENFATGEESNTHITADSEEVHEVQNESHENIQEEQPQNNDEEQLQMQRKVKMLSNEERITIYQLLLQKSVDGKLPQGVKESVASSFSICRKTIDRIWKRAKESETHDVSHKKTKNSGRKRVEIDLSQLREIPLSQRTTVRTLAVAMKTNTSAMYRLIQSGAIKRHSSAIKPQLTEEGKRLRLEFCLSMLEGIPHDPMFQSMYNIIHIDEKWFYMTKKSERYYLLPDEDKPHRSCKSKNFVPKVMFLTAVARPRFDSEKNVTFSGKIGIFPFVTQEPAKRTSVNRVAGTMETKAITSINRDLIRSVFIEKVLPATKEVWPRDELGSTIFIQQDNARTHINPDDPEFVQAATQDGFDIRLMCQPPNSPDFNVLDLGFFSAIQSLHYKEAPKTIDELVNAVVKSFENYCVVKSNFIFLLLQLCMIETMKAKGSNRYTSQHMQKEKLETEEQLPIQLKCDPILVQETLDYLNNN, encoded by the exons ATGGATCTCAATGCTTTTCCATTTGATTTAAATGAAGAACCATTGTTTGATTTAAATGAAGAGCCATTGTTTGATTTAAATCAAGAACTACATGATTTAAATGGTGAGGAAGAAAACTTTGCTACAGGAGAAGAAAGCAACACTCACATAACTG CTGATTCAGAAGAAGTCCATGAAGTTCAGAATGAAAGTCACGAAAATATTCAAGAGGAGCAGCCCCAAAACAATGATGAGGAACAACTCCAAATGCAAAGAAAGGTTAAAATGTTGAGTAATGAAGAGCGCATTACCATTTATCAGCTACTACTGCAAAAAAGTGTTGATGGAAAATTACCTCAAGGGGTGAAAGAGTCAGTAGcttcatcattttcaatttGTAGGAAAACTATCGACCGTATTTggaaaagagcaaaagaaagtgaGACTCATGATGTGTCTCATAAGAAGACAAAAAATAGTGGTCGCAAGAGAGTTGAAATTGATTTGAGTCAACTTCGTGAAATCCCTTTGAGCCAAAGAACAACTGTTCGAACTTTAGCTGTTGCCATGAAAACAAATACAAGTGCAATGTATAGGCTTATACAATCAGGTGCAATAAAGCGTCATTCGAGTGCCATAAAGCCACAACTGACAGAGGAAGGTAAAAGATTGCGGTTGGAATTTTGTTTGTCGATGCTTGAAGGTATACCGCATGATCCAATGTTCCAAAGTATGTACAATATTATTCACATTGATGAAAAATGGTTCTACATGACGAAGAAATCTGAGAGATACTATTTGCTCCCAGACGAGGATAAACCACATCGTAGttgtaaaagtaaaaattttgttccaaaagtTATGTTTTTAACTGCTGTAGCTCGACCAAGATTTGACTCGgaaaaaaatgtaactttttCAGGGAAAATTGGAATTTTCCCGTTTGTCACTCAAGAACCGGCTAAAAGGACAAGTGTTAACAGAGTGGCGGGAACAATGGAGACAAAAGCAATAACTTCGATAAATAGAGACCTCATAAGGTCAGTTTTTATTGAGAAAGTGCTTCCAGCTACAAAGGAAGTGTGGCCAAGAGACGAATTGGGGTCAACGATATTCATTCAACAAGATAATGCAAGAACTCATATTAATCCTGATGATCCTGAGTTTGTTCAGGCAGCCACACAAGATGGATTTGACATCCGTTTAATGTGTCAACCTCCTAATTCTCCGGATTTTAATGTCTTGGACCTCGGATTTTTCAGTGCTATACAGTCATTGCATTACAAGGAAGCACCTAAAACTATTGATGAACTTGTCAATGCAGTGGTGAAGTCGTTTGAAAACTATTGTGTGGTGAAGTCCAATTTCATATTTCTCTTATTGCAGTTATGCATGATAGAGACAATGAAAGCCAAAGGTTCCAATAGATATACATCTCAGCATATGCAGAAGGAAAAATTAGAAACAGAAGAACAACTACCCATTCAATTGAAGTGTGACCCAATATTAGTGCAAGAAACTTTGGATTACTTAAACAACAATTAA
- the LOC114403874 gene encoding uncharacterized protein LOC114403874 — MAISSNASPFDSIIFDLDDTLYPSSTGIDKCVKKNIQLFLIQKCGFSESEAFTLRVDLFKTYGSTLAGLRALGHDITAEEYHGFVHGRLPYDSINPDHHLRNLLCTIKQRKIVFTNSDRIHAMRSLDRLGIKDCFEQIICFETINPNLPYSTRPDEFPILLKPSLDAFKIALDAANVDPRRTLFLDDSVRNIAAGKEMGLHTVLVGKTEKSKGADYAVECVNDLAQVIPEIWANEMDGEDQTMTRTKSELEAVLACAVVGA, encoded by the exons ATGGCCATCTCCAGCAACGCTTCTCCTTTTGATTCCATCATCTTCG ATTTGGACGACACCTTGTACCCGTCAAGCACCGGTATTGACAAGTGCGTCAAGAAAAACATCCAACTCTTTCTCATCCAGAAATGCGGATTCTCAGAATCCGAAGCCTTCACCCTCCGAGTTGATCTCTTCAAAACCTACGGAAGCACCCTTGCCGGTTTAAGA GCACTAGGCCATGATATCACCGCAGAGGAGTACCATGG TTTCGTGCACGGAAGGCTACCTTACGACTCCATCAACCCTGATCATCACTTACGGAACCTTCTCTGCACCATCAAACAGAGAAAAATT GTTTTTACTAATTCGGACAGGATTCACGCGATGAGGTCGTTGGATAGACTTGGGATCAAGGACTGTTTCGAGCAAATCATATGTTTCGAGACTATAAACCCGAACCTTCCATATTCCACCCGACCCGATGAATTCCCCATCCTCCTTAAACCGTCTCTCGACGCCTTCAAGATCGCCCTTGACGCTGCCAACGTGGATCCTCGTCGTACG TTATTTCTGGATGACAGCGTTCGCAATATTGCCGCGGGAAAAGAAATGGGTCTCCACACTGTTCTG GTTGGGAAGACAGAGAAAAGCAAAGGAGCAGACTATGCAGTGGAGTGTGTGAATGACTTGGCACAAGTGATCCCAGAGATATGGGCAAACGAAATGGACGGTGAGGATCAAACGATGACACGTACCAAGAGTGAATTGGAGGCCGTACTCGCGTGTGCTGTGGTTGGAGCTTGA
- the LOC114402125 gene encoding protein MAIN-LIKE 1-like → MVMILRVPVIFADDVPVVPAVPQAEPAVAGDEPMVDVDAQDTNAETDAQDTDAEDAADEAEGFPSGLRDPSVLTEYAEHVVASVWSGQEQPELKLSSNGRKVHKLGRPLPAIEEMVAGTRLSPLIACSVDTGDQRSISSFVERWHQETSTFHLPVGEVSITLDDIASLLHLPIVGDFHAFQPLHINEAVLMLVELLMVSPEVAMAEIGHCCGPYVRLHWLRDVYQRRCQTQHWTAAARAYHLHLLGCTLFANKSATRVHVCWIYEHFSSVAECNADPDYDEVSPHACRWIATKKAVKKISTVTYKQRLDRLRIPYVCWMPYAEHRPVQEFHPITCFLGQFRRGPVVVRYRPERVMRQFGYVQCIPAHPVDSWVSFDNVDDRSAHYSDHLAPAGDICVVPGQCALDYIDWFFVISHPFMTAPQTSDPPRDASATQPRHIPQELAPASTHADEPRYAVEAYHAIAEMLEHHLSLNEVTPGTSTHEVIQKCLRIASGVTKDRNVHAGFRRRRRMNQS, encoded by the exons ATGGTGATGATTCTGAGGGTACCTGTCATTTTTGCCGATGATGTGCCTGTGGTGCCTGCGGTACCACAGGCTGAGCCTGCTGTAGCTGGCGATGAACCCATGGTAGATGTTGACGCACAGGACACTAATGCAGAGACTGACGCACAAGATACCGATGCAGAGGATGCTGCAGATGAGGCTGAGGGATTTCCTAGTGGACTCAGGGACCCATCAGTGCTTACGGAGTATGCTGAGCATGTTGTAGCCAGTGTATGGTCTGGACag gaacAACCTGAGTTGAAGTTATCCTCCAATGGGAGGAAGGTGCATAAATTAGGCAGGCCTCTTCCTGCAATTGAGGAGATGGTTGCTGGGACAAGATTAAGTCCTCTGATCGCATGTTCAGTAGACACCGGCGATCAGAGAAGTATATCCTCGTTTGTCGAGAGGTGGCACCAGGAGACGAGTACTTTCCATCTTCCAGTGGGGGAGGTATCCATCACGCTGGACGACATCGCGTCTCTTCTTCATCTGCCGATCGTTGGCGACTTCCACGCCTTCCAGCCTCTACACATCAACGAGGCGGTGCTGATGTTGGTTGAGTTACTGATGGTCTCACCAGAGGTAGCCATGGCCGAGATAGGACACTGTTGTGGACCATACGTACGCTTACATTGGCTACGAGACGTATACCAGCGCAGATGTCAGACCCAACACTGGACAGCTGCAGCTCGTGCTTATCATCTGCATCTTctgggttgcactctttttgctaataagagtgcaacccGTGTTCATGTT TGTTGGATATATGAACACTTTTCGTCTGTTGCAGAGTGCAATGCTGATCCAGACTACGACGAGGTGTCACCACATGCGTGTCGATGGATTGCCACAAAGAAGGCTGTCAAGAAGATATCTACAGTGACGTACAAGCAGCGCCTGGATCGTCTCAGGATTCCATATGTTTGCTGGATGCCATATGCGGAGCACCGACCGGTCCAGGAGTTTCATCCGATTACATGTTTCTTAGGACAGTTCCGCAGGGGGCCTGTTGTTGTCAGATACAGACCGGAGAGGGTTATGCGCCAGTTCGGATATGTCCAGTGCATTCCTGCACACCCTGTCGATTCATGGGTGTCATTTGACAATGTAGACGATAGGTCGGCGCACTACTCAGACCATCTGGCGCCAGCAGGTGACATATGTGTTGTGCCAGGTCAGTGTGCGCTCGACTACATCGACTGGTTCTTTGTGATATCGCATCCATTCATGACTGCGCCACAGACATCAGATCCTCCTCGAGATGCATCTGCGACACAGCCCAGACATATCCCTCAGGAGCTAGCACCAGCATCGACACATGCGGATGAGCCCAGATATGCAGTG GAGGCTTACCATGCCATCGCAGAGATGTTGGAGCATCATCTTAGTCTAAATGAAGTCACGCCAGGTACATCGACAcatgaggtcatccaaaaatGCCTCAGGATTGCCAGCGGTGTCACAAAAGACCGCAATGTGCATGCCGGGTTTCGACGTAGGCGGCGCATGAATCAGTCATAG